The genomic window TTCGTTTCCAAGTATTCCTACGGCTACAGTCACTATTCTTTCCCCTTTTCCCCGCCACTATTCTCCGGCCGCATCATCGGCTCGCAGCCCGATCGCGGCGACGTTGTGGTGTTCCGCCTGCCGAAGGACGACTCGACCGACTACATCAAGCGCGTCATCGGATTGCCGGGCGACCGCATCCGCATGATCGACGGCCTGCTGCACATCAACGGGCAGGCGGTGAAGCGCGAGCGCATTTCCGATTACATCGAGACCGAGGAGACTGAGCGCGCGACGCGGGTCAAACGCTGGCGCGAGACGTTGCCGAACGGCATCACCTATACGACGCTCGATCTGATCGATAACGGCTTCTATGACAATACGCAGGAGTATGTCGTTCCCGCCGGCCA from Pseudorhodoplanes sp. includes these protein-coding regions:
- the lepB gene encoding signal peptidase I, with product MSVTTGAKKKEGGLGETVRVIVHALIIALVIRTFLFQPFNIPSGSMKETLLVGDYLFVSKYSYGYSHYSFPFSPPLFSGRIIGSQPDRGDVVVFRLPKDDSTDYIKRVIGLPGDRIRMIDGLLHINGQAVKRERISDYIETEETERATRVKRWRETLPNGITYTTLDLIDNGFYDNTQEYVVPAGHYFMMGDNRDNSTDSRVLSQVGYVPFENLIGRAQIIFFSVAEGERAWQVWRWPWVVRWSRLFTIVR